The following proteins are co-located in the Chaetodon trifascialis isolate fChaTrf1 chromosome 14, fChaTrf1.hap1, whole genome shotgun sequence genome:
- the ivd gene encoding isovaleryl-CoA dehydrogenase, mitochondrial, with the protein MFAVRNALRIGSRLSIPTVARRGCAGAAVPVDDVVNGLTDEQIQLRQTVRKFCAEKLAPHADEIDKTNEFPRMRDFWKEMGEMGLLGITAPVEYGGTGLGYLDHVIVMEEMSRVSAAIALSYGAHSNLCVNQIVRHGSDKQKEKYLPKLMTGEHVGALAMSEPNSGSDVVSMKLRAMKQGDYYILNGNKFWITNGPDADVLVVYAKTDPEAYQRGITAFIIEKGMPGFSTAQKLDKLGMRGSNTCELIFEDCKVPEENILGPLNKGVYVMMSGLDLERLVLSSGPIGIMQAVMDFAIPYLHVREAFGQKIGQFQLMQGKMADMYTRLSSCRQYVYNVARACDKGHFSAMDCAGVILYCAENATQVALDGIQCLGGNGYINDYPMGRFLRDAKLYEIGAGTSEVRRLVIGRAFNSLFK; encoded by the exons ATGTTTGCCGTAAGAAACGCTCTCCGCATCGGCTCCAGGTTGTCCATCCCCACGGTGGCGAGGAGAGGATGCGCCGGTGCAGCCGTCCCGGTGGACGATGTGGTGAACGGACTCACCGACGAGCAGATACAG CTCAGACAGACGGTCCGTAAATTCTGTGCAGAAAAGCTCGCACCTCACGCTGATGAGATcgacaaaacaaatgaatttccaAGAATGCGG GATTTTTGGAAAGAAATGGGGGAGATGGGACTCCTTGGGATCACTGCTCCAG TGGAATATGGTGGCACAGGATTGGGCTACCTTGATCATGTTATTGTGATGGAGGAAATGTCAAGAGTGTCAGCAGCCATCGCTCTCAGTTATGGCGCCCACTCTAACCTCTGCGTGAACCAGATAGTACGCCATGGCAGTGACAAACAGAAGGAGAAATATCTGCCAAAG TTAATGACAGGAGAACATGTCGGAGCCCTGGCTATGAGTGAACCCAATTCAGGCTCTGATGTTGTATCCATGAAACTTAGAGCCATGAAGCAAG gTGACTACTATATTCTGAATGGTAACAAATTCTGGATCACAAATGGACCAGATGCCGACGTCCTTGTTGTTTATGCGAAGACAGATCCCGAGGCCTATCAAAGAGGCATCACAGCTTTCATTATTGAAAAG GGAATGCCAGGTTTCTCTACAGCGCAGAAGCTTGACAAACTCGGCATGAGAGGATCCAACACCTGTGAGCTGATCTTTGAAGACTGCAAAGTCCCAG AGGAGAACATCCTTGGTCCATTGAACAAAGGCGTTTATGTGATGATGAGTGGCTTAGATCTGGAGAGGCTGGTGCTGTCATCGGGACCTATTGG CATCATGCAGGCAGTCATGGACTTTGCTATCCCCTACCTACACGTCAGAGAAGCTTTCGGACAGAAGATTGGACAATTTCAG CTGATGCAAGGCAAGATGGCCGACATGTACACCAGGTTGAGCTCCTGTCGGCAGTATGTGTACAACGTTGCCCGGGCTTGTGACAAAGGCCACTTTAGTGCAATG GACTGTGCTGGAGTGATCCTGTATTGTGCCGAGAATGCCACTCAGGTTGCGTTGGATGGCATTCAGTGTTTGG GTGGGAATGGCTACATCAACGACTACCCCATGGGCCGATTCTTACGTGATGCAAAGCTGTATGAAATCGGCGCAGGCACAAGTGAAGTTCGCCGGCTCGTCATTGGACGAGCCTTCAACTCCTTGTTCAAATAA